GTCAGGAAGACCGTGGTGCCGTGCTCGTCGCGGAGCCGGCGGACCAACTCCCATAGGTCGGCGCGGCTCGCCGGGTCGAGTCCGGTCGTCGGCTCGTCCAGGAAGAGGACTCGGGGCCGGTGGGTGAGCGCCATCGCGATGTCGAGACGGCGCCGCTGACCGCCGGAGAGCGTGGCGCACTTGCGCTCCAGCAGCTCGGTGAGGTCCAGCTCTCGCGCCAACTCCTCGGCTCGCTCGGTGGCCTGGCTCTTCGTCAGGCGGTAGAGCCGTCCCTGGGTGACCAGTTCCTCCCGCACGGTGACCTGTGGGTCCACCCCGCCCGACTGCGCCACATAGCCGCAGGCCCGGCGCACTCCGGAGGGGTCGGTCGCCAGGTCGTGGCCCGCGACCGTGGCCGCGCCGCCGGTCGGGGGCAGCA
This genomic stretch from Streptomyces deccanensis harbors:
- a CDS encoding ABC transporter ATP-binding protein, translating into MPIISAAGLSRTFQTKRGPVEAVRGIDLTVRPGEILGLLGPNGAGKTTTLRMLTTLLPPTGGAATVAGHDLATDPSGVRRACGYVAQSGGVDPQVTVREELVTQGRLYRLTKSQATERAEELARELDLTELLERKCATLSGGQRRRLDIAMALTHRPRVLFLDEPTTGLDPASRADLWELVRRLRDEHGTTVFLTTHYLDEADALADRIVVVDQGRVVADDTPSALKLKHGGSIDATLQDTFLAITGRGPSPADTTPVAV